Within Palaeococcus ferrophilus DSM 13482, the genomic segment AGGGACAGGAAGGCCCTAAACAGGCTTAAGATAAAGGTCTCCGGAAAGTACCACCTCTCAAAGATTCCCTCCAACTCCGACATACTTAGGGCTATGGACGGGAAAGATAGAGAGCACTTCAGGGAGCTCCTCAAGAAGAAGCCCGCCCGGACGATAAGCGGCGTGGCAGTGGTGGCGATGATGACGCAGCCCTTCCCGTGCCCCCATGGGAGATGCATCTACTGTCCGGGAGGGCCGAGTGAGGGTTCCCCCCAGAGCTACACGGGAAAGGAACCCTCCGCCCTTAGAGCGGTTCAGAACTCCTATCATCCTTACCTCATCATGATGAACCGCCTCAAGCAGCTCTACGACATAGGCCACGACGTGGACAAGGTCGAGGTCATAATCCAGGGGGGAACTTTTCCGGCCGTTGATCTGGATTACCAGGAGTGGTACATTAAGTGCGCCTTCAAGGCCATGAACGACTTTCCCCACTTCAAAGACATCGAGAACCTCGAGGATAAGCTCAGGAAGGCCGTAATCGAGGGGGAAATAAGCGACGACCCTGCCTTCAGGAGCGCCTGGGAGAGAACCCACTCGAAGCCCTACTACTACCTCGAGGACGAGCAGAGGCGGAACGAGAGGGCAAAGGTTAGGATGGTGGGTCTGACCATAGAGACGCGCCCCGACTGGGCCTTCGAGAGGCAGATAGACAGGATGCTCAGGCTCGGCACAACGAGGGTCGAGCTCGGCGTCCAGACGGTCTTCGACTTCATATACGAGCGCACGAGGAGGGGCCACACCGTGGAGGACGTGGTCAGGGCCACCCAGCTCCTCAGGGACGCGGGTTTGAAGATCAACTACCACATGATGCCAGGCCTTCCGGGGAGCAGCTTCGAGAGGGATTTGTACTCCTTCAGGGCCATCTTTGAGGATTCTCGCTTCAGGCCCGACATGCTCAAGGTCTACCCAACGCTCGTGACGAGGGACACGGTTCTCTACCGCTGGTACAAAGCTGGAAAGTACAGGCCCTACACGACGGAGGAAGCGGTTGAGCTTCTCGTTGAGGCCTACAAGTTCTTCCCCAAGTGGGTTCGCGTGATGAGAATACAGAGGGACATCCCGGTCCAGCTCGTTGAGGCGGGTGTCAAGCACTCGAACCTCGGGCAGCTTGTCTTCAACGAACTCGTAAAGCGCGGGATACGACCAAGGGAGATAAGGTTTAGGGAAGTCGGTCACCAGATGCAGAAGTTTGGGGTTCAGCCGGAGATGGAGCACATAAAACTCCTACGCGAGGACTACGATGCCGCTGGAGGGAAGGAAATCTTCCTCAGCTTCGAGGACGTTAAGAACGACATCCTCATCGGCTTCATTCGCCTTAGGATTCCGAGCGAGAAGGCACACAGGAGGGAGATAAACTGCTGTCCCTCCGCTATTGTCAGGGAGCTCCACGTTTACGGCCCGCTGGTTCCGATAGGCGGAAAGCCTAAGTACGAGTGGCAGCACCGCGGTTACGGAAGAGAGCTTTTAGCGGAGGCCGAGCGTATAGCCCGGGAGGAGTTCGAGGTTAAGAAAATGCTCGTCATAAGCGGCGTTGGGGTTAGGAACTACTACAGGAAGTTCGGCTACAGGAAGAACGGTCCCTACGTCGCTAAACGGCTCGATAAGGGGTACGCGGACTACCGGGTGGATGAAAAATTCGATGCACACCTAAATACCTGAAGGCATTTTCTTTTACACCTTGGTAAAGCTTAAATACATGCCCTCCTTAATACTTACGGTGGTGGACAATGTCCAAGAGGAATAGGATGTCCTCGGAGACGAAGTTCCGTATAAAACTCTCAATATTCCTTGTCGTTACGGCGGCGGTTCTTCTAACGCTCGTGGTGTACCCCATCATATCCAGCAACCCCAACCCCTTCGAGGTTACATCCCCCAAGGGGCAGGTAGTTCTGGCGGAGAACCTCAACCTCATGGGAGTTAACTACACCGATGCCGTCGTCATGACCAGTAAGAACAACCTGCTGGTTCTCAAGGGGAACGACGTCTCCGATGAGCCCGTTAAGATAAGCGTCCTCACCCCGGGCTGGTGCATTGACCTCTGGACGTGGGAGGGAGCATCAAAGGGATGGATGATGAAGTACAACTGCTCCCGTGAGATAGAGCTCAGTACCTACGCCTTCAGGAAGAGCCCCGCCCACGAGGCGAAGGATGTTTTCTACTGGTACCTCGACTCGGGAAGGGCGATAATCTTCCACAAGAACGGCCCCGTTGAGAACGGCGAGCTCGTCAACATGACGGTCTCCTACGGAGAATACACCGGAGACGCTTACTTTAGGGTCTCCACAGATAGCTGATAACGGTGGTACGCATGTCAAACCCTCTATCCAAACTGTTG encodes:
- a CDS encoding tRNA uridine(34) 5-carboxymethylaminomethyl modification radical SAM/GNAT enzyme Elp3 gives rise to the protein MDGEAYKKACEEIAAAIVRGEVRDRKALNRLKIKVSGKYHLSKIPSNSDILRAMDGKDREHFRELLKKKPARTISGVAVVAMMTQPFPCPHGRCIYCPGGPSEGSPQSYTGKEPSALRAVQNSYHPYLIMMNRLKQLYDIGHDVDKVEVIIQGGTFPAVDLDYQEWYIKCAFKAMNDFPHFKDIENLEDKLRKAVIEGEISDDPAFRSAWERTHSKPYYYLEDEQRRNERAKVRMVGLTIETRPDWAFERQIDRMLRLGTTRVELGVQTVFDFIYERTRRGHTVEDVVRATQLLRDAGLKINYHMMPGLPGSSFERDLYSFRAIFEDSRFRPDMLKVYPTLVTRDTVLYRWYKAGKYRPYTTEEAVELLVEAYKFFPKWVRVMRIQRDIPVQLVEAGVKHSNLGQLVFNELVKRGIRPREIRFREVGHQMQKFGVQPEMEHIKLLREDYDAAGGKEIFLSFEDVKNDILIGFIRLRIPSEKAHRREINCCPSAIVRELHVYGPLVPIGGKPKYEWQHRGYGRELLAEAERIAREEFEVKKMLVISGVGVRNYYRKFGYRKNGPYVAKRLDKGYADYRVDEKFDAHLNT